From a single Pseudomonadota bacterium genomic region:
- a CDS encoding DUF2997 domain-containing protein: MEKIKIKIGVDGAVDLQLAGFEGGKCLEVTKLLENLLGNEIVERKMTSEFYLTETIEQESKISSS, from the coding sequence ATGGAAAAAATCAAGATTAAAATCGGCGTCGACGGCGCTGTCGACCTGCAACTGGCGGGTTTTGAAGGCGGTAAATGCCTTGAGGTCACCAAACTGCTCGAAAACCTGCTCGGCAACGAGATCGTTGAACGCAAAATGACTAGCGAATTCTACCTGACTGAAACGATTGAACAGGAAAGCAAAATTTCCAGTTCATGA
- a CDS encoding glycosyltransferase family 2 protein has translation MSATEVTVAIIIPVLNEEQAIGRVLGDLPAHRRELVIVVDNGSSDRSAAVARAAGATVLFAPERGYGRACLKGLRWLDEQKIHPRAVVFLDGDYSDYPIEIELLLRPLLAGDFDFVLGSRTLKKTSRRALTPQARFGNLLATRLIDLFWGFSYSDLGPFRALDYALLKKLKMDELTYGWTVQMQIRALKAQARILEIPVSYRYRMGRSKISGTVKGTILAGSKILATIWEERR, from the coding sequence ATGTCCGCAACCGAGGTTACGGTCGCGATTATCATTCCGGTGTTGAACGAAGAACAAGCCATCGGCCGCGTGCTCGGTGATCTACCGGCCCATCGGCGAGAACTGGTGATCGTCGTCGATAACGGCAGTTCCGACCGCAGCGCGGCGGTGGCCCGGGCCGCCGGGGCCACCGTGCTCTTTGCTCCGGAACGAGGTTACGGACGCGCCTGCCTGAAAGGCCTGCGCTGGCTTGATGAGCAAAAAATCCACCCTCGGGCGGTAGTGTTTCTGGACGGCGACTACAGCGACTATCCGATCGAAATCGAGCTGTTGCTGCGCCCCCTGCTGGCCGGAGACTTTGATTTCGTCTTAGGTTCGCGCACCCTCAAAAAAACCTCCCGCCGGGCCCTGACCCCGCAGGCCCGTTTCGGCAACCTGCTGGCCACCCGGCTGATCGATCTCTTCTGGGGTTTTTCATACAGCGATCTGGGACCCTTTCGCGCCCTGGATTACGCGCTCCTCAAAAAACTGAAAATGGATGAGCTGACCTACGGCTGGACCGTGCAGATGCAGATTCGCGCCCTCAAAGCCCAAGCCCGGATTCTGGAAATCCCGGTTTCCTACCGCTACCGCATGGGCCGGTCCAAGATCAGCGGCACCGTCAAAGGCACCATCCTGGCCGGTTCCAAGATTCTGGCGACAATCTGGGAGGAACGGCGTTAA
- a CDS encoding arginine N-succinyltransferase, with protein MVFCAVLLSGALLLGAARWLFFPREFRPVHLSTQEEKTLQGKMENLEKRGPGISGGGEALSSPVAETPRPQPHSEAGSRREIVLSEREVNALLARSPELARKLVLDFSDDLASADLILPLASDLPLLGGRTIRARAGLELRFEHGRPLVALRGVSLWGVPLPAAWLGNLKNVDLVETFGAGEGFWKSFAAGVEEIKVSDGKLRLRLKE; from the coding sequence ATTGTTTTCTGCGCAGTGCTGCTCAGCGGCGCGCTGCTTTTGGGAGCGGCCAGATGGCTTTTCTTTCCGCGCGAGTTCAGGCCGGTCCATCTCAGCACTCAGGAAGAGAAGACGTTGCAGGGCAAAATGGAAAATCTGGAAAAACGGGGGCCAGGCATCAGTGGTGGGGGGGAGGCTCTTTCTTCCCCGGTGGCGGAGACACCCAGGCCCCAGCCCCACAGTGAGGCCGGTTCACGCCGCGAGATTGTTCTGAGCGAACGCGAGGTTAACGCTCTTTTGGCGCGCAGTCCGGAGCTGGCGCGAAAACTGGTGCTGGATTTTTCCGACGATCTTGCCAGCGCCGACCTGATACTGCCGTTGGCGTCTGATTTGCCGCTCCTGGGTGGTCGGACGATCAGGGCCCGCGCCGGACTTGAACTGAGATTTGAGCATGGTCGCCCGCTAGTCGCCTTGCGCGGCGTCAGTTTGTGGGGGGTGCCGCTGCCCGCTGCCTGGCTCGGCAATCTCAAAAATGTTGACCTGGTTGAAACATTCGGCGCCGGTGAAGGCTTCTGGAAAAGTTTTGCCGCCGGGGTGGAGGAAATCAAGGTCAGTGACGGAAAGCTGCGCCTGCGTCTGAAGGAATAG
- a CDS encoding tRNA guanosine(34) transglycosylase Tgt: protein MFKFTLLNEDPHCRARRGRLQTPHGRLETPVFMPVGTHAALKALTPAQAEADGVEILLANTYHLHLKPGAGLVKKAGGLHRFMNWQRPILTDSGGFQVFSLPKKKIGEDGVAFGHELTGEEIFLGPKEAVRIQNDLGADIIMAFDECIPYPSSHDYTARSIKKTLRWAENCLREHKRSDQVLFGIVQGSIYEDLRRSCAASLTAMDFFGYAIGGVSVGEGLELLTRVVDYTEPMLPKNKPRYLMGVGLPEDILESVERGMDMFDCIIPTRYARSATLFTSRGKIRLTHRSYRRDFFPVDPSCDCYCCRNFTRAYLHHLFNANEILSATLASIHNVRFYLNMMAQARTAIENGDYPAFKAEFLGAMR, encoded by the coding sequence ATGTTTAAATTCACGCTGCTCAATGAAGACCCGCATTGCCGCGCCCGCCGCGGCCGACTGCAGACCCCGCATGGCCGACTCGAAACTCCGGTGTTCATGCCGGTCGGCACCCACGCCGCCCTCAAAGCCCTGACCCCGGCCCAAGCCGAGGCCGACGGCGTCGAAATTCTTCTGGCCAACACCTATCACCTGCACCTCAAACCGGGTGCGGGCCTGGTCAAGAAAGCCGGCGGATTGCACCGGTTCATGAACTGGCAACGGCCGATTCTGACCGACAGCGGCGGCTTCCAGGTTTTTTCCCTGCCTAAAAAAAAGATCGGCGAAGACGGGGTTGCTTTCGGTCATGAATTGACCGGCGAGGAAATTTTTCTCGGCCCCAAAGAAGCGGTTCGCATTCAAAACGATCTCGGCGCGGATATCATCATGGCCTTCGATGAATGTATTCCCTATCCCTCCAGCCACGATTATACCGCCCGTTCCATCAAAAAAACCCTCCGTTGGGCGGAAAACTGCCTGCGTGAACACAAGCGCTCCGACCAGGTCCTGTTCGGTATCGTCCAAGGCAGTATTTACGAGGACTTGCGTCGTTCCTGCGCCGCCTCGTTAACCGCGATGGATTTTTTCGGCTATGCCATCGGCGGAGTCAGTGTCGGCGAGGGTCTCGAGCTCCTGACCAGGGTGGTCGATTACACCGAACCGATGTTGCCGAAAAACAAACCCCGCTATCTAATGGGTGTCGGACTGCCGGAAGACATTCTGGAGTCGGTCGAGCGCGGCATGGACATGTTCGACTGCATTATTCCGACCCGCTACGCCCGCAGCGCCACCCTCTTCACCAGTCGCGGTAAAATCCGCCTGACCCACCGTTCCTATCGCCGTGATTTTTTCCCCGTTGATCCGTCCTGTGACTGCTACTGCTGCCGCAACTTCACCCGTGCCTATCTGCACCACCTCTTCAACGCCAACGAGATTCTTTCCGCCACCCTGGCTTCCATCCACAACGTTCGCTTTTACCTGAACATGATGGCCCAGGCCCGGACAGCAATTGAAAACGGCGACTACCCGGCCTTTAAGGCTGAATTTTTGGGAGCCATGCGTTGA
- a CDS encoding AAA family ATPase yields MTFLERFNTTIRSNHSLINVITYEEARFLSMVAESPFFKDKNIITWDLADGFNPIKGDMPGIKNKERPDPINCLLEIKKFSGSAIFILRDFHLHFRESIILRSLRNLNHDLQFTRKTIVLTTPSPSLPLELREDICQIELELPGYLEIEKELDSVVLSTSQRKPPTPQLKEKIIESTLGLSMVNIKNLFSRIIIIHGAIDERAIEIILQEKRGIIKKGEILEFFPVQESLNDIGGLENLKAWLRKRSQVFTHKAKDYGLPAPKGILIIGIQGTGKSLTAKATAGLWKLPLLRMDLGKVFGSLLGESEQNLRQAIQLAETISPCILWVDELEKAFSGSSGAAGDSGTSARILGTFLTWMQEKTKPVFIIATGNDVAQLPPELMRKGRFDEIFFVDLPSTTERQAIFKVLLEKVRPVIRQFNLEKLAQATTDYSGAEIEQIIYDAMFNAFDENQREFTETDILASVSEIIPISRLMSEKINALKAWAAQRTRKANSEN; encoded by the coding sequence ATGACCTTTCTTGAACGCTTCAACACCACGATTCGCAGCAATCATTCCCTGATCAACGTCATCACCTATGAAGAGGCCCGTTTTCTCTCCATGGTCGCTGAATCGCCGTTTTTCAAGGACAAGAATATCATTACCTGGGATTTGGCCGACGGTTTCAACCCGATCAAGGGGGACATGCCCGGCATCAAGAATAAGGAACGCCCCGACCCCATCAACTGCCTGCTGGAAATCAAGAAATTCAGCGGCAGCGCCATCTTTATTCTGCGGGATTTCCACCTGCACTTTCGCGAAAGCATTATTTTACGCTCCCTGCGCAACCTCAACCATGATCTTCAGTTCACCAGAAAAACCATCGTCCTGACCACTCCCAGCCCGTCTCTGCCCCTGGAACTGCGGGAGGATATCTGCCAGATCGAACTGGAGCTGCCCGGCTACCTCGAAATCGAGAAGGAACTTGACAGCGTCGTCCTCAGCACCTCCCAAAGAAAACCGCCGACGCCGCAATTGAAAGAAAAAATCATTGAATCCACACTGGGCCTGTCGATGGTCAATATCAAGAATCTTTTCTCAAGAATCATCATTATCCACGGGGCCATCGATGAACGAGCCATTGAAATCATTCTGCAGGAAAAACGCGGGATCATTAAAAAGGGAGAAATTCTTGAATTTTTTCCGGTCCAGGAAAGCCTTAACGATATCGGCGGCCTCGAAAATCTCAAGGCCTGGCTGCGCAAACGCAGCCAGGTTTTCACTCACAAAGCCAAGGATTACGGCCTGCCCGCTCCCAAGGGCATCCTGATCATCGGTATTCAGGGAACCGGTAAAAGCCTGACCGCCAAAGCCACCGCCGGTCTCTGGAAGCTGCCGCTGTTACGCATGGACCTGGGCAAGGTTTTCGGCAGCCTCCTCGGCGAATCGGAACAGAACCTGCGCCAGGCGATTCAGCTGGCGGAAACCATCTCACCCTGCATTCTCTGGGTCGACGAGCTGGAAAAAGCCTTCTCCGGATCCTCCGGCGCGGCCGGCGACAGCGGGACATCGGCTCGAATTTTAGGAACCTTTCTCACCTGGATGCAGGAAAAAACCAAACCCGTCTTTATCATCGCCACCGGCAACGACGTCGCGCAACTCCCCCCCGAACTCATGCGCAAGGGCCGTTTCGATGAAATCTTTTTCGTGGATCTGCCCTCAACCACGGAGCGCCAGGCCATCTTCAAGGTCCTGCTCGAAAAAGTCCGTCCCGTCATTCGCCAGTTCAATCTTGAAAAACTGGCTCAGGCCACCACCGACTACAGCGGCGCCGAGATCGAACAGATCATCTATGACGCGATGTTCAACGCCTTTGACGAAAACCAGCGCGAGTTCACGGAAACCGACATCCTCGCCAGTGTCAGCGAAATCATTCCCATTTCCCGACTGATGAGTGAAAAAATCAATGCCCTGAAAGCCTGGGCGGCGCAACGCACCCGCAAAGCCAACAGCGAGAACTAA
- a CDS encoding DUF1257 domain-containing protein: MSHFTKIKSKIADKIFLKKAISDMELEYQEGKLKAKGWLWKKEKADLIIPTKSGYDIGFRFNGETFDVVADWDSIKDVDQTTFMNTLNQRYAYNVVRDTLAQQGFLLTNEENEAGTINMTLSREV; this comes from the coding sequence ATGTCCCATTTCACCAAGATCAAAAGCAAAATCGCGGACAAGATTTTTCTGAAAAAAGCGATCAGCGACATGGAGCTGGAATACCAGGAAGGCAAACTCAAGGCCAAGGGCTGGCTCTGGAAAAAAGAAAAGGCCGATCTTATCATTCCCACCAAGAGCGGTTATGATATCGGTTTTCGCTTTAACGGCGAAACCTTTGATGTGGTGGCCGACTGGGATTCGATCAAGGATGTCGACCAAACCACCTTCATGAATACCCTGAATCAGCGCTACGCCTACAACGTGGTCAGGGATACCCTGGCCCAGCAGGGCTTTCTGCTGACCAACGAGGAAAATGAGGCCGGAACCATCAATATGACCCTGAGCCGGGAGGTCTAG